In Haloarcula limicola, the genomic stretch CGTAGGTCCGCAACTGCGGGTTCACGACGCTCTCCTCGGGGTCGGTGCCCATCCGCGTCGTCCCCATATGATGGTACGCCGGGCCGGACCCGCCGCTCTCCGGGCCGGCGGTCCAACTGATATCGACGCCCAGCTCCGAGAGGACGGCGTGCTGGATGTCGTTCGTTCGGGCCATCGTCCGCTTCGCGCGCGGCCCCCACGACCACTGGATGTCGGGGACGGGGTTGCCGTGGTCGTCGGTGGTCGAAGTGTCGAGCGTCACTCGGTTCTCCCTTCTGGGCGGCTGACCGACGAGGCCGCCCATCGCGATGCTGTTGCCGTACGCTTCGCGCAGGTCGCCCAGTAGCTCGTCGCCCCAGTCGTCGGCCGAGAGCGCCAGTTCGACGGGCGACGGGCCAGCGTAGTTCAGGAACTCCAGTTTGATCGGCGAGAACGGCTCGTCGCTGGCCGGCACGACCGTCTCGCCGTCGCCGACTCGTTCGACGGCCCGTCCGGGGTCGTCGTAGAACTGGTGGCACTCGCTGGTGATGAAGCCGACGTGGTTCTGTCTCGTGCGCTCGTCGAGCGTCCCGCCCGCACCGGCGAAGAGGTGGTCCATGAAGTACCGGCCGACCGCTCCCGAGGAGTTGGCGAGACCGTCGGGGTGGTCCTCGGAGCGCGAGAGGAGCAACAGGCGCGGGATCTCGACGCCGCCGGCCGCGAGGACGAACTCCCGCGCTTCCTGCCGGCGTTCGGTGCCGTCCGGCGTCGCGTAGACGGCCGCGGTGACCCGGCCCTCGCCGTCGGTTTCGAGGCGCTGGACCGGTACGCGGTCGAGCACCGTCGCGCCCGCTTCCTCCGCGTCCTCGATATGGACGCTCGCGTCGTACTTCGCCCCGGAGGGACACACCGGCTGGCAGGTGCCGTAGCCGACGCAGGGACCGCGGCCGTCGTAGGACTCGGAGTTGCGGGCGTTGGGGACGCCGTGCATCGTGATACCGAGGGACTCGCAGGCCTCGGCGAACAGCGAGTCGCTGTAGGAGGGAGGGAAGCCCGCCATCGGATACGGTTCCTCTCGCGGCGGCGCGAACGGGTTGTCCGCGTCGCCCGCGACGCCCATCGCCTTCTCCGCCTCGGCGTAGTACGGCCGCAGGTCCTCGTAGCCGATGGGCCACGCCGGATCGCCGTTGCCGTGGCTCCCCTCGAAATCCGACGGGTGTAGTCGCATCACCATCCCCTGCCAGTGGAGCGTGGACCCGCCGACGCCCTTCACCCGCGAGACGTTGAGCGGGTAGTACCGCTCGCCGCTGGCCGAGAAGGCGTCGCGCTGGCCGCCCATCTCCCACACCGACCCCCGATGAGCCGGACGGATAGACTCCTCCATCCGTTCCTGCCGGTCCGAAAAGTCGAACCGCGGCCCGGCTTCTAAGACGACTACGTCGTAGCCGTCGCTGGCGAGACGGCTGGCGACGAGCGCACCCGCCGGCCCGGCACCGACGACGCAGACGTCGGCTCGGCGAGTCGGCTCTCTGTCCATCTCGGCGGTGATTAGGCGAGCCTAAACTTATGCGTTGTTATCGTGACTCGGGCGCTGTGCGTAACAGCACCACCTGTAGTTCGTCTTCCGATTGCGGACTCGACGTGCCGCTGATGACGTAGCCGCCGTCGTCCAAGCCGACGATAGCCTCCGTGCGGTTGATCCAGTCGCCGGTGAGATACTGCGCTGACCACCGCCGCTCTCCGTCGGCGTCGAGCCGCACGGCCTGATACTCGTCACTCCGGCCGACAACCGCGATTCCCCCGTCCGCCGCTTCGACGATGCCTCGACAGACACTCCTAGGCGTGAACCGCGTCTCCCACAGTTTGTCGCCGCCGCCGTCGGTTCGGACGACTCGCGTCTGCTGGTCGTCGTCAGACGTTTCTCGCACGTAGCCGACCGTCGCGTAACCGCCGTCGCGCGTCTGCGTCACCGAGTAGAAGTCGTCTCGGTCGTGCCCGCCGAACCCGCTTACCCACTCGATGCGGCCGTCCGCGGCCCACTTCGTCAGCCGCCCGTGCATGACCGAGGCGAACCCGCCGTCTTCCGTCGCCACGATGTCCTGTGCCGAACGTCGCTCGAACCACTCTCTGTTCCCGTCGGGGCCCGCTTTGAACACCATCGACCCCGCGCCGACGAGGCCCCCGTCCGGTAACTGAACGACCGAGGAGAGCCAGTCGCCATCCCTCCCGGGCGTGTGGGTCCGCGTCGGTTCACCGTTCGAATCGAGCCTGAGCAACTTCGGTTCCCCGTCGGTTCCCAATGGCGACTCACAGACGACGTAGCCGTCGTCGACGACGTGAATCCCGGTGAACCGACGCGCCGCGTAGGTGCGACTCCACTCTTCGGACCCGCTCGCATCGACTTTGACCACCCACGGAAACGACGAGTCGACGCACCCGGACGTCCGCGCGTGTCCCACGAGCACGTATCCGCCGTCGTCGGTTCGCGCCATGTCCTCGTTTCGAACGTCGTCGGTTTCGCCGTAATACCGGACCCACCGCGTATCCGGTGGGTCGTGAGGATGTGCCGTCGCGGTACGAGCGGCGGTCCCACGGCCGAGTGCGATGCCCGCAAACACAGACGCGCCGAACGTTCGAAGCACCGTTCGACGGTTCGGCGTCTCGGTCTCTGTCGAGTCCACGGAGGCGGCATTTCGAAAGCGAGTAGGGAGCATCACGTCGGTTCTGTCACTTGGCGTATTGTTTGTAAGTGGCAGATATACGCCGCTAAGCTCTCCTTATCGAACGCCGTGAGAACGGCACCGAGCAGCCGGACGCGGTGTCCGTCGGTCGAATCAGGGAATCTTCACGGAATGTTTCAGCGTGCCGATGCCCTCGACCTCGATCTCCACCTCGTCGCCGTCTTCGAGCGGGCCGACGCCCTCCGGCGTCCCGGTGGCGATGACGTCGCCGGGTTCGAGCGTCATGTATTCGGTGATCTCGGCGATGAGCTCCTCGACGGAGAAGATGAGGTGGTCGCGCGAGGAGGACTGCCTGGTCTCGCCGTTGACGCGGCACTCGATGCTGGCGTCGTCGGGGACGTGCTCCGGCGTGGCGACGAGCGGGCCGATGGGACAGGCGTTGTCGAAGGCCTTCCCGCGGACCCAGTTCTGCTCCTTTTCCTGGTCGTCGCGGTTCGAGATGTCGTTGAGGCAGGTGTAGCCCGCGACGACGTCCATCGCCCCGGACTCGCTGACGTTCTTGCACTGCTCGCCGATGACGACGGCGAGTTCCGCCTCGTGGTCGATGCGGTCCTTGCCTGACGGCATCGTGAGGTTCTTGCCGTGCGAGGCGACGGCGTTGGGCCCCTTCAGGAACAGCAACGGCCGGTCCGGCAGGTCGTTGCCCATCTCGTCGGCGTGGTCGGCGTAGTTGCGGCCGACGCAGACGATCTTGGTCGGTTCACACGGCGGGAGGATGTCCACCTCTTCGGGCGAGTAGCTCTCGTCGCCGAAGGCGATACGGCCGTACGGCCCGGCGGCCGCGGTGACCTTGGGCTCCCCGTCCTCGACGGTCCAGCGACCGCCCCGGACGTTCCCCGCGGAGTCGCGGAATCGAACGCGCTTCATGGAAACGACGACTCGGGGCCGACGGATAAGCGTTTAGGAGGCCGTGGCCTGGCCGCCGTCGCCCGTTACGACCATCGTCTATCTCTCCATCGGCAGTCGTTCAAAACCGGGTCGCGACGGGTGACCGAACGCCTTTTGAGACGGGACGGGCTACGCTCGTCGCATGAACGTCCTCGTCGTCGGTGCCGGGTCGATGGGGGAGTGGTTCGCCCGGACGATGCGGGACCACACCGACGCGACGCTCGCCTTCACGGACACCGACAGCGACGCCGCTCGACGGGCGGCCGAGGCGGTCGGTGGCCGGGCGGTCCCGACCGACACCGACGGCCCCTTCGACGTGATCTGTATCGCCGTGCCGATGCCGGTCGCCGAGGTCGCCATCGAGGAGTACGCCCCCCGTGCGACCGAGGCTATCGTCGACGTGACCGGGAGCATGGCCGCCCCGCTCTCGGCGATGGCAGCCGCCGCCCCGGAGACGCAGCGAGCGAGCCTCCACCCGCTGTTCGCGCCGGAGAACGCGCCGGGCAACGTCGCCGTCGTCACGGACGCGGGCGGCGACGCCGTCGACGTCGTGGTCGGCGCGCTCGCCGCGGCCGGCAACGACACGTTCGAGACGACCCCCGAGGAACACGACGAGGCGATGGAGACGGTGCAGGCGGGGGCACACGCCGCCGTCCTCGCCTACGCGCTCGCGGCCGCCGACGTCCCCGAGCGATTCCACACGCCCGTCTCGGCGGGCATGGCTGACCTCGTCGAGCAGGTCACCGGCGGCGACGCCCACGTCTACGCCGACATCCAGGAGACCTTCGAGGGGGCCGACCGCGTCGCCGAGGCCGCCCGTCGCCTCGCCGACGCCGACCGCGACGGTTTCGCCGAACTCTACGAGACCCTATCATGAACCCCGAGACGCGCCGACAGATACGCGAGAACGCCAAGTACCTCCGGAACGTCCGGCCGCTGGACCCCGAGGAGATCTTCGAGTACGTAGAGGGCCAGCCACACCCGGCGGTCGTCAAACAGGTCCTTCGAGAGGAGGCGGTGGACCTCGCCATCGTCGAAGAGGACGACGGCACGTTCGTCCCGGCCCCCGAGGGGCCGCTCTCCCCGTCGGGACCGTTCCACGGCGTCGAGCGGTTTCCCGAGGCGTACGAACGGCGCGTCGAGGAACTACTGGCGAATGCCTACGGCGACGACTGGGCGCGCGGCGAGAGCGGCGACCGGCTCCGCGAGCGCATCCGCGAGGTCAAGGAGCGCTACCTCGACCGCGCCGCCGTCGAGTACGACGACCTGACGGCCCACGGCTACGCGCTCTACCATCTGCCCGACTACTATGCCGTCGCGCAGTACGTCCTCTGGGACCTG encodes the following:
- a CDS encoding prephenate dehydrogenase/arogenate dehydrogenase family protein, yielding MNVLVVGAGSMGEWFARTMRDHTDATLAFTDTDSDAARRAAEAVGGRAVPTDTDGPFDVICIAVPMPVAEVAIEEYAPRATEAIVDVTGSMAAPLSAMAAAAPETQRASLHPLFAPENAPGNVAVVTDAGGDAVDVVVGALAAAGNDTFETTPEEHDEAMETVQAGAHAAVLAYALAAADVPERFHTPVSAGMADLVEQVTGGDAHVYADIQETFEGADRVAEAARRLADADRDGFAELYETLS
- a CDS encoding GMC family oxidoreductase, encoding MDREPTRRADVCVVGAGPAGALVASRLASDGYDVVVLEAGPRFDFSDRQERMEESIRPAHRGSVWEMGGQRDAFSASGERYYPLNVSRVKGVGGSTLHWQGMVMRLHPSDFEGSHGNGDPAWPIGYEDLRPYYAEAEKAMGVAGDADNPFAPPREEPYPMAGFPPSYSDSLFAEACESLGITMHGVPNARNSESYDGRGPCVGYGTCQPVCPSGAKYDASVHIEDAEEAGATVLDRVPVQRLETDGEGRVTAAVYATPDGTERRQEAREFVLAAGGVEIPRLLLLSRSEDHPDGLANSSGAVGRYFMDHLFAGAGGTLDERTRQNHVGFITSECHQFYDDPGRAVERVGDGETVVPASDEPFSPIKLEFLNYAGPSPVELALSADDWGDELLGDLREAYGNSIAMGGLVGQPPRRENRVTLDTSTTDDHGNPVPDIQWSWGPRAKRTMARTNDIQHAVLSELGVDISWTAGPESGGSGPAYHHMGTTRMGTDPEESVVNPQLRTYDVANLSIASSSVFITAGSMNPTLTIAALALKCADHVDERL
- a CDS encoding fumarylacetoacetate hydrolase family protein, with amino-acid sequence MKRVRFRDSAGNVRGGRWTVEDGEPKVTAAAGPYGRIAFGDESYSPEEVDILPPCEPTKIVCVGRNYADHADEMGNDLPDRPLLFLKGPNAVASHGKNLTMPSGKDRIDHEAELAVVIGEQCKNVSESGAMDVVAGYTCLNDISNRDDQEKEQNWVRGKAFDNACPIGPLVATPEHVPDDASIECRVNGETRQSSSRDHLIFSVEELIAEITEYMTLEPGDVIATGTPEGVGPLEDGDEVEIEVEGIGTLKHSVKIP